The following are from one region of the Gloeocapsa sp. DLM2.Bin57 genome:
- a CDS encoding 16S rRNA (uracil(1498)-N(3))-methyltransferase, with amino-acid sequence MLYRIVIESEQVNNEQIYLKNEQLHYLERVVRLNRGDRFIAMDGLGNSWLVTLKDNQGLIISTLDTHLTELPCRLTLVSAIVKGDGFAEIVRCCTELGVSQIIPTLTTRTINQPSSNKVARWRKIAIEAVEQSERLIVPDISDPISFEQVLTTVISPEKNNYLCVTRVNTPHLLNCLDELKSPEIVIMTGPEGGWTPQEIETAIAAGCQGVNLGQRILRAVTAPIMATALVAARSESS; translated from the coding sequence ATGCTCTATCGAATAGTAATAGAATCTGAACAGGTTAATAATGAGCAAATTTACTTAAAAAACGAACAATTACACTACTTAGAAAGAGTAGTTCGCTTAAATCGGGGCGATCGCTTTATCGCTATGGATGGACTCGGTAACTCTTGGTTAGTTACTCTTAAGGATAATCAAGGATTAATTATTTCAACCTTAGATACTCATCTAACTGAGTTACCTTGCCGTTTAACTTTGGTGAGTGCTATTGTTAAAGGGGATGGTTTTGCTGAGATTGTCCGCTGTTGTACTGAATTAGGTGTCTCTCAAATTATCCCTACTTTAACTACTCGGACTATTAACCAGCCGAGCAGTAATAAAGTAGCGAGATGGCGTAAAATCGCTATTGAAGCTGTAGAACAATCAGAACGTCTTATTGTACCTGATATTAGTGACCCTATCTCCTTTGAGCAGGTACTGACAACCGTAATTTCACCTGAAAAAAATAATTATTTATGTGTTACTCGTGTAAATACCCCTCACTTACTTAACTGTTTAGATGAATTAAAATCTCCTGAAATAGTAATTATGACAGGTCCAGAGGGAGGATGGACACCCCAAGAAATAGAAACGGCGATCGCCGCAGGTTGTCAAGGGGTTAATCTTGGTCAACGTATCTTACGCGCGGTGACCGCACCAATTATGGCGACAGCTTTAGTCGCTGCTAGATCTGAATCTAGTTAA